The Solibacillus sp. FSL R7-0668 genome includes the window CGTGTTAATATCCTCCGCTGAGCCGAAAATTTCTTTTAAGTCTACTTCGCCTGGACGTTTGTATTGACGGTTGGCGAATTCTTCTGTTTTTTCGATTATTGGCATAAATAGGTCTGTATCGAAGTTTGTTGGTACGTTTTGCACAACGGAAACAATACGCTCTAGCCCCATACCTGTATCAATGTTTTGCTTTGGTAGTGGCGTGTAAGTGCCATCTGGATTGTGGTTAAATTGAGAGAACACAAGGTTCCAAATTTCTAAATAGCGCTCGTTTTCGCCACCTGTGTATAGCTCCTCTTCAGGTGCACCGAATGCATAAGCCTCACCGCGGTCATAGAAAATTTCAGAGTTTGGACCAGATGGACCTTCGCCGATATCCCAGAAGTTGCCCTCTAAACGGATTAAACGCTCAGCAGGAATGCCGATTTCGTTATGCCACACGTCATATGCTTCTTGGTCTTCAGGGTGAATGGTAATTGATAATTTTTCCGGTTCAAAGCCCATCCACTTCGGATCTGTTAAGAACTCCCAAGCGTAGTGAATGGCCTCTTTTTTGAAGTAATCCCCGATTGAGAAGTTCCCTAACATTTCAAAGAATGTATGGTGACGCGCTGTTTTCCCTACGTTTTCGATATCGTTTGTACGAATTGATTTTTGCGCATTTGTAATACGTGGATTTTCTGGAATAACACGGCCATCGAAATAAGGCTTTAGTGTTGCTACCCCTGAGTTAATCCATAATAATGAAGGGTCGTTGATTGGTACAAGTGGTGCTGAAGGCTCAACATGATGGCCTTTTTCTTTAAAGAAATCTAAATATAAACGGCGAATTTCAGATCCTGTCATTGTTTTTGTTGTCATATAATTTTTCCTCCTAATAATATTGAATACGATGGAATTCCCAATAAAAAAAGCCTCCATCCCAGGTAAAGGGACGAAGACTGTTATCTCGTGGTACCACCCTAATTTATAATGCCAAAAGCACTATATCTCAGATGCTTGTAACGTAAGCATACGGCAGGGATTAGCTGCACTCTGGAGTAGCTTTCGGTAATAGATTAGGGAGATTTTTTCAGCCGAGAAATCTCTTTCTAATGCCTAATTAACATTACGTACTTATTCCATCATCGTTTTCATGTTTATTCTTTGTTTATTATAGAAAAACGAACTCCTGCTGTCAATTGTATGTCGTTAATAATCAAAACGTTTTTTCGTCAACACAATAATAAATACAGCCGGAACTGTAAAGATTAGCATTCCTAAAAAGGCTAAGCCCGGCTCCACTTCATACAGAACTCCACCAAGCCATGTTAATAGAGCGGCACTTAAGCTCATCGCTAATGCCGAGTACATGCCTTGTGCATTCGGAATTTGCTCTTTTGGTAATGCTTTTGAAATATATTGAATGAAGGCATAATGCGCCATGGCAAACGACAAGGCATGCAGCGCTTGTGACACGACGAACATCGGCATATTTGGAAATAAATAAATGAGTAGCCAGCGCAGCGTCGAACCAATTGCCGCAAGTAACAACAGCGAAGAAGGCTTCCATTTCGTTAAAAACGTATCTGCCTTTAAAAAATATAATATTTCAAAAAGCACTGCCACATTTAAAATCATCCCAATATAAAATGCATTGACATTTAAATCTTGTAAATAAATATAACCATAATTGTAGTAAGAGGCATGTGCACCTTGCAATAAAATCACGACAATTAATACAATGGCAAAACTTTTTACCTCAAACAGGCCTTTCATCGATAATGATTTCGTTTCCTCTGACTTCGGTATAACCGTTAACATCTGAGGTGCAGGCATTAATTGAATGGCAAATAAGGCCGTTAACCCAAATATCATCGCCCACAGGATCGTTTGCTCCCCGTAAATACCTGTTAGCATACTAATAATTAATACCGCCACAACATAGCCAAACGAACCAAGTGATCGTGCTTTTCCGTAATGAACTTGCCCATGTTGCATTAATGTAGCGGCACTGCTTTCCATAGCTGGTAAAAGTGCCGGATAAAACATACTAAATAACATAGTAATAATAAACAGCCCGACAAACGAACTGACCGGAATATATAATAGCGTCACAATTAACGACACTAAGGTAAAGAATATAAGTACGCGTTTATTACTCATAATTTTCGAGATAGAAGGGAATATAAACATCGTCGAAATCGCCCGTGCTACTAATCCGAACCCCATAATAATACTGGCCTCTGAAACCGAAATTCCCTTATCATTTATTAGCCAGCCTGTCCAATAGGCAATAAAAATGCCCCAAGTTGCAAAAAACATAAAGAAGTTTTTCGCTAACCAACGTTGTTGATTCATACAAAACCTTCCTTTTCTTAATTCTTCTACGTTGAATAGTAGCACGATACCCAGTACAATACTGTGAGATATCTCATATTTTTGTTAGGAGTGGCAAACGTAATTGAAAAAATTAGTACAGGATGAAGCAAATTACTATATTAGCAAATACCCCATTTCACATTTCTTTTCATTTGATATTACCCCATATATCCATGTCTATGAATTTGAAAAAGGAGAGTATATATTCCAGGAGCAATCCTACCCCGAAGCGCTGTTCTACATGGTTGAAGGCAAGGCAAAGCTCTATATTACCCATAAAAACGGCAAAATTTCGTTAATTGAATTTTTAACTTCCCCGATGTTTATGGGTGAAATCGAATTATTAAACGAAGCACGCTACTCAAAAGGTATACAGACGGTGACGCAAACTATTTGTCTTGCGA containing:
- a CDS encoding MFS transporter — encoded protein: MNQQRWLAKNFFMFFATWGIFIAYWTGWLINDKGISVSEASIIMGFGLVARAISTMFIFPSISKIMSNKRVLIFFTLVSLIVTLLYIPVSSFVGLFIITMLFSMFYPALLPAMESSAATLMQHGQVHYGKARSLGSFGYVVAVLIISMLTGIYGEQTILWAMIFGLTALFAIQLMPAPQMLTVIPKSEETKSLSMKGLFEVKSFAIVLIVVILLQGAHASYYNYGYIYLQDLNVNAFYIGMILNVAVLFEILYFLKADTFLTKWKPSSLLLLAAIGSTLRWLLIYLFPNMPMFVVSQALHALSFAMAHYAFIQYISKALPKEQIPNAQGMYSALAMSLSAALLTWLGGVLYEVEPGLAFLGMLIFTVPAVFIIVLTKKRFDY